gctaataaaataatttattgaAGGTAGAACCCCTTGGCCCtcccattttcaaaatctcactcttcaaaaaagaaaaaagatattcCCCCGTTTCAAAATTTTAGTAATACTTCAGGAATTCAACTTTTTCTCCAGAGTGTATAGTGTTTTGATTATGATGTTtggatttcttttttcaatcttatctctcaaaattcaaattttcaatttaaaaaCAGGGACAATAAGAGGGAGAAGACACCTGAAAGAGTTTTGATTTTCTAAATAGAacatatattttgagatatttcaaaataaaaaaaatatgataaaaatttTGGAACAGGGGGAGTAGAAGATAGCGGAAAAGTTAAGGCAGAATCGATATGTTTATGGAACtaaatgaaaattaaacatTCTCTTTCTGCTGTAAAGTAGAAAAATAGAGCGtatgaattttttgttttactaCTTTTGGTGATGGTACAGGGGTGGAGTATATTGTGTCAGATAAAATTTTCCAGACTCTTCCACCAGAAGAACAGAAGCTTTGGCATTCTCATGCGTACGAGGTTGGTTTCTTGGACATGTACTAGACTACCATGTCTTTCAATTTATTGTGTGACATGGATTGCAATCTACAATTTCTTGCCAAAAAGCTGGATTTTTTGGGGGGCCGGGGGAGGGGTTGAATTGTGTAAACATCACTGATGAAATTTGGATGTAAAATGGTACAGATCACAGCAGGTCTATGGATGAATCCTCGCGCTTCTGAGGCAATTCAGAAGCCTGAACTACGAGATCTTGCCCAGACTTATGGCAAGTTTTGGTGTACTTGGCAAGTTGATAGGGGTGAGTGCAAAGTATTTAGCATCTACAAAATCAAAGTATTTTTACCTATCTGTCTATTACGGGTACTGGTCTGATGAGCAAAAATCAAATTAATGCGTGAAATTGAAACACTGAGGACGAATCTAGTTAACTAGTTTCATActataaataatgcaagaattgcatttttcctacAACATATATTTAATAAAGAATGATGATGTTAATTTTTTGGACCATTTTCTTTAGCTACCAGGGACGAAATTTTGCCATGAAACAGTGGTTTGTGACATGTAATATATCAATGCAGGTGACAGGCTACCACTTGGACCACCCGCCCTGATGATGTCTCCGCAAGGAGTGAATAGGGGCATGGTGATGCCGGAGCTGGTTCGGAAGAGGGACGAGAAGTACAAGGTTTCCACTGACAATCTGAGAATGTCGAGGGCAGATGTCACGGTGCCTGAGACGGTGCTGCTTTCCAATGCAGATTACTGGATGCAGTCTGAGAAGGGTTTTGCCGTTGATGTGGAACAGACTGATATGAAAAGAATAGCACCTTTTCCATGAAGAAGTCCAATAAATTCATCACCTAGTTTCATTGCAGTATATGCATGTTGTATTTTTGCATTACGGAATCTAGAAATCTTGGCCTGGagataatttcttttcttattgttTTTGTTTACGTTCTCTATCAGTATCATATCGGAAAGAAGTTCTTTACTAGCTATGGTAGTCTAGTACTAGTATATGTAAGTGCATAATTTTGGGTTTTCAACTTGGGTTtttcctctttatttttttaccaTGCATTTTGGGTCGATGCAATTTAGGATGTATGGTCTTTAATTAGTATGACAACGAAAATGGTTAGCTTTGCCTTTGAAGTGGAGATGAATTTAATTAATAAGATTCTATGAGAAAAAATTATAGAATTATCTTTTctgatgtaaaaaaaaaaaaaaatgatgcagTTTCTCACTTTTTGTATTCTCCCTCTGCTTAAAAGCTTAATGATTGACAATTTCTCTTGAATAGAATTGTATTGCTACTTATGCCAATTGCTCTCCCTAACCAAACAAAGTTGGAAGGCATTAGTTGATTCTACGTGGGAGTGTGTGAATTGAcaccaaatatgatatttgctcctaaaattatttttattaagggCCCGTTTGTTGCTGTGGCAGCTTATTGAATGTATTTTTCCATTAtaacttttaaaaaaatacttatTAACTGTTTAAAtgcttttaaatatattgtttgaAAACATAGTTCAATAAGTATTGGATAAtgtgtaatttaaaaatttttaattatttatctctttattcagttcataatataggataaaatgattaaatttgacattttattttttaaatcacaaaagtTTCTCTACAAGTACTAAATTTGAGCTTTTGCTAAAGTACTTTTAATATCAAAATCTCTACTCCTAATTTTATGGGATGATATTTATAAATactttaaaagtacttttaacctccaaaaatgctttttttttttttttaccaaaagcaCCGCAACCCCAAACGGACACTAAATTGCATCAGCCCGAATTTAGTTCCAGTTATCCAAAAGTGTGAACACCGGTATTAAATGATTCAAACGATAAGATTCTACTGAACGGTAATGAAGAATCTTatgtttagtaaaaaaaaaataataataaaggattaactttttgaaaaaaatacttGAGTTAGAGTCCTTTGGAACAAGAATCCAGATGCAGTAGCTCAAATTTCGTGACATGCAACATGTCATGCTTTCTGAATAAACTTCTGTCATGATTATTCATTCTTTTTTCCGTTTCTCATATATTCATTGTCCACCACACCAGACTTGCACTTTCCAGATTTAGATTTCTTTATTCCCACAAATTTCTGCTCCTCTATATCtactcttttttcctttttccacaaaaattatattctaaaatttgcacaatatatatatatatttttttacctTCTAGGTTGCACTACAAAATCGTGTCGTAAAGAGATGAAAGCAACAAGTCATATCTACACCACCTGGCAAAAGGTCCAAGGTATAGATGCCACCTCAATCTTTCATGCTCGCATACGTGGCTAACCAAACCTCTCCGCTTCATTCATGCACAAATGCATCACCCCAATAAATCTCCCAAAATCCCGACAAACCATCAAGAACacgaaaacaagaaaaaggggCAGTGATTAgtgagaaaaaaaaaccaaaaaaaaaagagataaaattaTTACTGTTGGTTTTGCCATGGCAGGAAGAGATGAAGCATCAAGTCATGAAGAAATCCCACCGGGGAGGCCGATGTCAATGGAGCAACACATGGTGGATAAAGGGGCTCAAATGTTGCAATCTTTGAAGCCAATTAAGCAAATGAGCCAGCATGTGTGCACTTTTGCTTTGTACAGCCATGACATGAATAGACAAATTGAGACTCATCACCATGTCACTCGGATCAATCAGGACTTTCTTCAATGTGCTGTTTATGACTCTGATGACTCCAGAGGATGCCTTATTGGTAgcccatttttctttcttttttttttttaaaaaaaaataattcgtGTCAATTTCCAATAATTAAATTagtattgttttctttttctttctttttttttttaacattaatGATAATATTGCTCTTCTTGTTGATTGAATAGGAGTGGAGTATATTATTTCTGATCGTCTTTTTGAGAATTTGGATCCGGAGGAGCAGAAGCTTTGGCATTCTCACGCTTATGAAGTATGCAACTTTAATTATCCTATTTAACTTTGAGACCTTTGTTGGACATTAATCAACAGTCATCACCAGTTCTCCTTTTTTAGTAGAAAAATGCTGTTCTAATTACAGACTAATTATCACGTACACCTTTTTACATCAGAAGAAAAGTAGtagtatatttttcttttcatgcaTTATGACATTCGATCTTGAACTTATGCCTTGTCAATGACATTTTGGCTTTGCATCAATTCTTGGTTTAATGATAAGTCATAAAAAAAAAGTCGGAATCTACAGATCAAATCAGGCCTTTGGGTCAGTCCTCGGGTTCCAGAGATGGTAGTGAGGCCTGAACTTGAAAATCTTGCCAAAACTTACGGCAAGTTTTGGTGTACCTGGCAAACTGATAGAGGTACGTTCAAATCTACAAGTTACCAAGTAAAGACAgtaaaaatttcatgtttttttccctttctttcaaGACACAGCTCTTTTTATCGTAAAATTCAGAAGATTAATCAACTCTTGGTATAATCTTGTAGGTGATAAGTTGCCACTAGGCCCTCCAGCACTAATGATGTCTCCGCAGCCAGTGAATTTGGGCATGGTGAAGCCAGCCCTGGTTCAGAAGAGGGATGACAAATATAACATATCCACTGATGAAGCCATAAAAACTACTCGGCTGGAAATTAACGAGCCCGAATGGATAAATCCCCAAGCAGACTACTGGAAACAGCATGGTAAATGTTTTGCAATCGATGTTGAGCCGGTGGAGATGAAACGAATGGCTCCTTTTCCATGAGTTCTTGACGAATTTCCCATGATTAATGTTTGCATCTTTTTTGTATAGGGGTAGTGTATATGGTTTTCATGTGACTATGTAGAAAAAGATAATCTAAGGTTTTGTTATTAGGTTTGTCTAAGCTGCAAATTATAGCTGTGCCTTTTGATATTTACATTTCGTAATCTGCTGCATATATTTCACCGCAgaaatttcatttaatttttatctCTACATTCGGAGTCTATTCATGCAAGTGCtctacttcattttttttccgaCGGTCGTTAATAGTCTATTCTATACCTACTCTAATATATTTTAAGAGAAGATTCAACAGGACAAATGAGAGCTGACGAAAATCGAATCATCATCGGACCAGATAGATGCATTACACACCGTCTGGATTTGTCAGAGAACCACTTAATTACACACCCGTCTGGATTTGTAAGAGAATCACTTAATTGTGACATTTGTCCGACGAAAATCGAATCATCGTCGGACCAGACAGATGCATTACACATCCGTCTGAATTTGTAAGAGAACCACTTAATTGTGACATTTGGTGGGAGGCAAGTTTCACCAAGATTGCCTTCCTTCCACCCCACCAAGGTTTAAATCCCCAAGGCTGGTGATCCACTCTTCTTCATTTTTAATGATTCTGGATCTCTAGATCATTCGGCGGGCACAACACTTAAGACACCGGTTTGACCAAATGGTTGCACATGGACCAATCTAATTGCAGATTTTGAGCAAATCAAGGCCCCCATTCTATATTAATGTAAATATACAacaattcataaaaaaaaaaagcaactttTCTTATATCCGATCTATAGCAATGTCTTGTATTATTAATTGATTCACCTAAGAGAAAAACACAATTTAATATAAACAATTTATTAATCTGGACAACCTGACATGCAAGTGTTAGCCCCATTTCAACTGGTACATTTTATATCTTTTGAATACTTTATTGTGGGTCGCATACATCTTATACATTATAGCAATGAAATTGTAAAGCCAAAAATAGATGGTATAAGCTAAAATACATCGCATCCATATATCTTGGATACACCACATATGAGAATTCCGTCGAAATATTTCACAATTACATTATGTTTAGTCATTCAAGTTACTAATTATTCTCAACGATTTTCACTAGCCATCTTTCAACTTTCTTATCCAATATCAAGCTTACTAACGTACATATCCCTACACATTAGATCTCTATATGCAATTATTGGCTACAAGTTAAAGGTGATTTCAATTGAATAGGTTGCTTCAAGGTCTAAGGTATCAAAATTGGGTGAGTTCAATCAAATAGGTAATTTGGGGTCTAAGCATCGAATCTAAGGTATCTTTTTCGAATTGTCTAAGATATCAAGATCGAGTTTAAGGTATCTTTTTTGGATTGTCTAAAACATCAAGATCGAGAGTTTGAGATCTAAAGTAGTAATAATAGATAGTTACACGTAACATAAGCTGCACAAAATGAATGTTAAGGTGTTAAATGAGAGAATGAAAAAAATGTGTAAATTGAGAACCAATGAAATTATCAAGGATGCAAAGTGCAATTAATCCTTGACTAAGTTGATAAAAGCTTTATTCAGATATCAAGCACAATAATCAAATGGTCATTAAACACCAACCAAATTAATCAACAATGCACTGTACCACACCCCACCTCACCATATGCCATTCAATATTCAATTCCGAATGCAAGCTGGTTCACCTCCCTATTCCCAATCCCAAAAACATATTACATCCAAGAATAAAAAACCACATTAAGAACAATAAAAAGTCAACCTTGGAACATCCGTTCACCTCAATTTGCTCTTTCAACCCCTTAAACCAGTCCTTAATCTCCACCCCAAATCATTTCTTGGGTCATTCTTTAAAATTCTGGGTTTCTTTGAGTTTATTCCATTCAATCTCAATGGAAGGCGGCAGTGAAAATCAGCAAGAGAAGCATGCTTATTCAGTGTGGGGACTTCCACCAGAAGATTTGAGGCCTAGATTGAAGAAGTTGATGGAGAGACTGAGATCAGAATTTAATGGGCCGGAATTTGAGCCTCACGTGACTGTTGTTGGAGCTATAAGCTTGACAGAGAATGAAGCTCGTGAAAAGTTCAACAAGGCTTGTCAGGGGTTGAAGGCTTACAAGGCTAAAGTTGAGAAAGTTGCCACTGGGACTTTCTTTTATCAGtgtgtttttcttttacttgaacCATCTCCTGAGGTAATACTAATAATTTCCGAAGTTTTGGTGAAAGAGGATGTACTTATCTAtgattatatttattttgtcaGTTCAAATGAAGAAAGGACAAATTGGCCACATTTCTTGATTAGGACTGTTCCCTGAGTTGAAATTGACATGATTATTGTGCCAGGTTTTATGGATTGCAATTTTAGATGAAGTGTTTTAAGTATTCCTGTTGTAGGAGCTGTATGGTCTTGTGGGATGTCATGATGACCCTTTGAAGCTTTCACCTGCATCAAGGTGACGGGAAAATATCCAGTAGTCTATAGGTAACCTCCTAAGTAGTAATATACAACCTAGGATTTCATTTTGACAATCTAGGATGAAGACTAATAAATTTTTGTTCTGTTTGCATGTCCGGGCTCTGGGGCGTGACATACTGTATATTCAATCTTGCATAGAATCATATAGTAgcccttgaggtttttacatgtattctgttttgcttgtttcctTTTAGCTCATGGATATGCTTTACTAACACAAATACATGTGGAATAACACTTAAACTTGCGAGATCAAGGTTTGTTCTGTCAAACTTGAGCATTTCCCTTACCAGGATTTGTAGAATAGTGAAATATGCAAACTTAGAAGGAAAATAATAATGCTAACTGTGCAATGTCCATTGCTTTGGGAAAGGAAAAGAGGTTGTTGCTCTGTGGATTTACCTGatatttgttggaaaagtacAAATTTATAGGTATACATCCATTTTATAATATATTCATGAGAAACTTCCATCTTACTTATCATTAGTTTGTAACTTTTGATACATTTTCATAGTTTGTGATAGTGATGACAATTACCTTCTTACAGGTTGTGGAAGCTAGTAATCATTGCTGTGGTCATTTTGGATACCTGCGCTCAACACGTGAgttattcatttatttgtttagaTTTTGTTCATCTAATGGTATTTGAGATTTTACTTGGAGAAATTTTGCTCCATcttctaaaaattaaaactttgCAGCACTATATAGTTCAATTCATGCCTTTATTTGTCCTTTTCTGTCTCTCAAGTTGTACTTGTTAGAGAGGAAAAGCAATGCATCTTTTGTAGTTGAAGCATTCACATGTGCTTGTTGCATATACAAATGTTATACTACTGCTTAGTTCTATTACAACATTTTAATTCCGATGTCATTGTATTTTTGCTTTGTGAAAGTAACTGTGAGCATCATGCTAAGTATCGCTTTGAATTACAGAGCATGCACAAGTTCCAATCACATGTTTTGTTCTGttattttttcctctcttttgttttaatttacaGTCAGATGATTGGATGAATGGATCTGAACTTGATTCTTTTGCCTGTCTTTTACTGCATCATTAGTTGCTTGTTTTGGGAAAATGTATATCAACTTTGTCCTTTCATTGAAAAAGAAGAATTCTGACAAAGCTACATAAATGACATCAGAAAACTCATTATTCTGAAAGAAGATTCATTGGGAAACTAATGTAGTTGAGGATCCTATTAATGCTAGACCTCTGGAAGGCTTAGATTTGCACATCCTCACTGACCTTGGATCCAATTTTGACATCTTTTTGCAGTCAATTTACCTGGCAATTAGACCAGTTTATGACTCGAGATTAGGATTAGTTAATGAAGAAAACGAGTCAGGATTAAGAATTGGTTGttatcatatttttcttttttcttcacagCTATAGATGCTGATAATTTCtctaattttgttgtttatgtACCGCGTGTGTGTGTGAAGTTGCTTATTGCAGGGCAGAGATTACTGAATTAGAAGACTTCGTGAATGTTGGTGAATTTCAATCTCCTAGTACTTTTGTAGGCGATCAGTATAACAATTGGAAAACTGAAATGCTTTTCCAGTTAAAACATTTGTTAATGTTCGTGAAATTGTAATTTTCACACTTGTTTATGTTGAACTTTCTGGGTCAATGTGCTTGATCAAATTAATTCACAGCTAACATGGTCTAAAGGCTCTTTTTCCTTGCAGATTTTATCTGCAGGCTAAAACCTAAGACATACAAGATACATGGGTCATGGGTAGTGAGGGAACAAGATATTTTTCAGCTATAACTTAGAACAGACATCAGCAATCCCTTCAAAAGAATGTAAAAAAAGTTCTGGCATTAGGAAACTATGTAGTAGGAAAATTTGGGAATAAGTGCATGATTTGTTATCACGGATGCAAaatgagttgtttggtgaactttatGGTGCACATAAGATTTCTTTCTCGTATGTTTACAAATTCTTGAAAATAATAGTTATTAATCGTTATGATGTCATCTGAAATTAGGTTAGTTTATGTGCTTCCTCTAATATTTCAGCATCCCATACATTGGTTGTGGTTTTTTCTTTAGATCATCCATGTTTCTCATCCTGATGCGTCTTCTATGATCTCACAGCTTACATGCCACATTTAAGCCTCCTGTATGCGGCCACATCAGAAGAGGAGAAGAAGGCCGCTCAAGAGAGAGCCTGTGCCCTTGATGAAACCATTGGCGACTTAGAATTTGAGATTTCTCGCCTTGCATTGTACAAAACAGACACCGAAGACAAAAGCCTGAAGTCATGGGAAAAAGTTGCTGAGTACCACCTCATTTCTAACTAGAGTAGCTGAACCTCAGTTATGTATCATAGAACCCTCCTACCTGCTCTTCTGGCTGGTTTGAAGAGACTCTATGATTATAATGTTTACTAATATAAGCAGTCTGGGAGCTGAACAAATTGTAGGTTTCCCATATAGCAGTTGAAACATTCTGAATAAATCAATTCCATAATAAATTTGCCATTTTGTAGTTTGTTTTTTTACCATGATTATGAAGAGCAAGGTGCACCTTCAACGTTTTAATTGTGACTGATTCTTGGGGATTTGCTCTTTGAAGCCACTTGATAGAAACCATGTTTTAAAAGTATACGTATCGAGTTATTTCTAGCCAAGTGGCAAAGGCCCTGCCTTGGTCCATTTGGGTGGGGATTGCAAGGCAGGAAATGGGGAAGGTGCgtcttgtttttctcttttgaaaGTCATGAATGATGAAGTTAATTACAAGCAAGTCTAGTAATGATTTTGGACGATCAGCTTTCATGTCTCTGCATTTCATGGAAGCTATCTGGTCCACATCTCATCTTTGCCTAGATAATAACCCCATGATTAGGAACAGAGTTAGAGGTTTGAAGTTATCATTTTCTACGCATAGGACATAGGAATTAGCCTCCATCTGAGACAATGTCCGCTATGCAAAATGTGTACAAAAGGAAATACAAGACAAAAGAATATTGAAATTATCATTTTATTCATGTGGTTTTGTATCCAAAGTATGAAATGGAATAGTCATACATCGtcaaagagtttggaaggacaACAACCGTGTATATCACCTATTGCACTGGAAACGCTACAAAACTGGCAGATGCCTGTCCTACACTCAAAAATAAAGGGAAGTCACCGAGTTGAATGCGTATCTAATGCGGTTTTGGCTTGTATCCATCAACAGCAAAATTTCGCGTGGCAGCAGGAAGTGCCAATCGAATTCCATCAATATCTGGATGTGCAATTATTTGGCAGCCCAGTCGTGATctgcataaatatattttagaatTTGAGTTGCTAGGATGACTGACAAAGCAATGCAACATTGATTCTGGAGTATGGGACATACGTCTCAGTGAGGCCAAAAGCAAGATCTAACATATCATTCTCCTCGTCAGTTGGATCTTCCAGTTTATTGTAATGATTTGGATCCTGTAAAATAGGAACACATAATACAGCAATCGACATAGACAATGTTCCCCCTTTGGAAGATAttaaaggaaggaaaagaatgaaaatttGCCTTGAGGACTAGTAAAGAATCGTTCTCACACCATGACATACCATCACAATCACATGGCAAGTGGAACATGCAAGGGATCCTTCACATGCTCCTGTAATCACATGAAAGCATTAaccttttggaaattgtaaaatACGAAAATACCTCAGGTAAATCTGGAAACCAGATTGAAAACAAAGGGACAAGATAATTTGTGCACATACAGCTCAGGGCATTTCTTACCTTCGAGCTCTATGTCATTTTCATGTGCAGCCTCTAACATTGACATTCCTACAGGAACCCTAATATGCTTCTCTTCTCCATCCTTGTCTACAAATGTCACAGATATTCTGCAGGGTCCACAAACATC
This portion of the Coffea arabica cultivar ET-39 chromosome 2e, Coffea Arabica ET-39 HiFi, whole genome shotgun sequence genome encodes:
- the LOC113729224 gene encoding oil body-associated protein 2A-like: MLSSSEEKPGQMPPGDGSIPPGKPMSFGQKMIDKGAQMVESLKPIKQMSQHVCTFALYSQDMSRQIETHHYVNRLNQDFLQCAVYDSDDSTARLIGVEYIVSDKIFQTLPPEEQKLWHSHAYEITAGLWMNPRASEAIQKPELRDLAQTYGKFWCTWQVDRGDRLPLGPPALMMSPQGVNRGMVMPELVRKRDEKYKVSTDNLRMSRADVTVPETVLLSNADYWMQSEKGFAVDVEQTDMKRIAPFP
- the LOC113728671 gene encoding oil body-associated protein 2C, translating into MAGRDEASSHEEIPPGRPMSMEQHMVDKGAQMLQSLKPIKQMSQHVCTFALYSHDMNRQIETHHHVTRINQDFLQCAVYDSDDSRGCLIGVEYIISDRLFENLDPEEQKLWHSHAYEIKSGLWVSPRVPEMVVRPELENLAKTYGKFWCTWQTDRGDKLPLGPPALMMSPQPVNLGMVKPALVQKRDDKYNISTDEAIKTTRLEINEPEWINPQADYWKQHGKCFAIDVEPVEMKRMAPFP
- the LOC113731120 gene encoding cyclic phosphodiesterase, producing the protein MHCTTPHLTICHSIFNSECKLVHLPIPNPKNILHPRIKNHIKNNKKSTLEHPFTSICSFNPLNQSLISTPNHFLGHSLKFWVSLSLFHSISMEGGSENQQEKHAYSVWGLPPEDLRPRLKKLMERLRSEFNGPEFEPHVTVVGAISLTENEAREKFNKACQGLKAYKAKVEKVATGTFFYQCVFLLLEPSPEVVEASNHCCGHFGYLRSTPYMPHLSLLYAATSEEEKKAAQERACALDETIGDLEFEISRLALYKTDTEDKSLKSWEKVAEYHLISN
- the LOC113731121 gene encoding uncharacterized protein, whose translation is MFTLKLSKLGAHAIKNCLKAQLASTARTLRVPLCQNENLLPLIHQRYSTAAPDKAFQKQNEEKEKISVTFVDKDGEEKHIRVPVGMSMLEAAHENDIELEGACEGSLACSTCHVIVMDPNHYNKLEDPTDEENDMLDLAFGLTETSRLGCQIIAHPDIDGIRLALPAATRNFAVDGYKPKPH